The Hydrogenobacter sp. T-2 region ATTTTCAAGTCCCCGTAAGGCACTTCTTGCTCTATATCCACCAAACCCTCTTGGTATAGCACCATAAGAGCCATCAAGTAAGGCACTATATTTTTCCCCAAGAGAAGTCCATAAAAGGAGTTTATAACTCCCATTTCCCTTACCATCTCCCTTAGCTCCTGTAAGGCATCCTCAAACTTGGAGATATGAACGGGAAAGCGTCTTTCCCTTCTTCTTTTCCTTTCAGCCCCAGTCTTAGAAGCCCTTATGACCCTCTTGACCTTTTCTATCCTTTGCAGGAGCTCCTCTTGAACCTGCTCCTCTTGGCTTTCAAACTGCTCCACTATCTCCTTTAGGGTAAGCCTCCTTCTTTCCTTTTTTTGCTTTGGCTCGGGAAAGAGGACTTCCGCCTGCTTTTTCAAGAGAAAGGACGCAGCAAGCACCGCCCTTGCAGGCACTCTAAGGTCCAAAAGCTCATGCCTTCTTATCTCTTCCATATAAGCCCTTGCCAACACAGATATATCCACGTCCCAAGGGTCAAGTTTACCCTCTTCTACAAGCCTGTAGGCAAGAGCAAAGGGATGCTCTTCTTCAAACCTCCACATGCCTTCTCCAATAGGTGGTGAACTTTATGAGCTGGTGCAGGGTGTCCTTTAGGTCTTTCCTGTGGACTACCATATCCACCATACCCTTTTGGAGCAAGAACTCCGCAGTCTGAAAGCCCTCTGGTAGTTGCTGTTTTATGGTCTGCTCTATAACCCTCGGTCCTGCAAAGCCTATTAGAGCCTTTGGCTCTGCGATGATAATATCGCCAAGAAAGGCAAAGCTGGCAGAAACGCCTCCGGTGGTAGGGTCTGTCAAAAGGGTAATGTAGGGAATGCCCTTTTCTTTTAGATAACCCACTCCAATGGAAGTCTTTGCCATCTGCATAAGAGACAGTATGCCCTCCTGCATCCTTGCACCACCAGAAGTTATAACCGCTATGAGAGGAATTTCCTTTTGACTTGCGTGCTTGCAGGCTCTATAGAACCTCTCACCCACCACAGAACCCATACTACCACCAATAAACCCAAAGTCCATAACCACAAGCACCACCCTTTCGTCCTTTAGAAAACCCTCCGCCACAAGCATAGCCTCAGAAAGACCCGCTTGCTCCTGTGCCTGCTTTAGCCTGTCCTTGTAGCTTTTTGTATCCTTGAAGTTTAGAGGGTCTGTGGGTTTTATGTTTTCAAAGAGAAGCTCGTAGTTTTCCAAAAGATGCTCAAGCCTTTCCTTTGCAGGAACATTGAAGTGATGCTGACACTTGGGACATACATTAAGGTTTGCCTTTAGCTCTGGTATATACAAGATAGACTTGCAGTTTTCACACTTTGTCCAAAGAACTTCCTTCTGCTCCTTTTTCCTAAACCTATCAAAAAAGCCCATGCCTATGGTATTTTACCACGCTCTTGTGAGATAAATTAGCAACCAAAAGAAGTGCCTCTGAGGATGGCTTTGGCAAGAAGCTAATTCTTTCTCAACATGACAGTTTAGTTATTAGAACCTTTAGAAGATGCGGATATCTCCGCCCTCTTTTTGGCTACATAGTCTTGAACTGCCTTACGAAGTGCTTTTTGCTGGGAACGATACTTGAGATAAGAACTTATGCCATACGCTACGAGGTAGAGGATTAGGAAGATAAAAAGTGTGTAAAAGGCAATAGGGTAAATAAGAAGCACAAAGGCAAAAAGTGCTGGGGCAAAAAGGTATGGGGCTATGATTAGCAAAATAGCAATCATAAAGTTTATTATAGGCAAGATGTGGGTTGTGGAAGCCTTTGGCAAACATACAGCTTTTTAGCAGTTTTTGGTCTATATCCCTCACGGTGGGCTTAAAACGGAGGTATTAATATGAAAAACGCAGTTGTGAAAAATGTCGCCATCCCTCACAGTGGGCTTAAAACAATTTGGAAAAAATGCTTAATTACCTTACCCTTAACGGGTCTCCATCCCTCACAGTGGGCTTAAAACATAATAATCCATGCAGTAAAAAGCCAAAACTATTACTTTGTCTCCATCCCTCACAGTGGGCTTAAAACTTAAATTTGACAATACCATACTCAACCTTGCAGGACCTGTCTCCATCCCTCACAGTGGGCTTAAAACAGACAGAAAAGGGCATTTCATGCCAATAGTGGGAAACGGTCTCCATCCCTCACAGTGGGCTTAAAACTATCCACACACAGGACATTTGAATGTCCTATCTGATGTCTCCATCCCTCACAGTGGGCTTAAAACCGTAGGCTTTAAAGTTCCTTATGTAGCCTGGCAAAAGGGTCTCCATCCCTCACAGTGGGCTTAAAACCCCAAAGCCACATATAAAGAAAAATAAGATACAGCAAGCCTTTTGTCAAGGGGATACCCCTCTCAAATGAGGGTAATTTTTCTCCAACCTCCGATAATGCACAATTTAGTATGCAATTGTCAAATTTAAAGCGTTGAAAGACAAGGCTCTAAAGCACTTGCCATCAAAGCATCAAAACATCAAAACATAAAGACACCAAAATATAACCCGTGAAGGGCGGGGAAACCACCATATACTTCTTAGTCAATACTACCCCCTTGCTTTCAAAGACCAAAAACCCTATTCAACTGCCAAGATGTCAAGGGGCTATAGACCCCTAAGTTTAATCTATGATTTATTGTATCACAAAGTGGTCTCTTGCGTGCTAAAATACTACTATGAGTATCCGCATTTATAACACCCTTACTGGTAAGGTTGAGGAGTTTGTTCCAATAGACCCGCCAAAGGTTTCCATATATACCTGTGGTGTGACGGTTTATGATGACTCTCATGTGGGGCATGGGAGGAGTCTTATAGTCTTTGATGTTCTTAGACGTTTTCTTGAGCATATGGGATATAGGGTAAGGTTTGTGAGAAACTTTACCGATGTGGATGACAAGATAATAAACAGGGCTCTTCAAGAATGCATGGACTTTATGACTATTGCCAACAGATACATTGCAAGCTACTACAGGGATATGGAAAAAATAAGGGTTAAGCCTGCGGATGTGGAGCCAAGGGTAACGGAGCATATAAAGGAGATTATTGAGGTTATACAGGGTCTTATTCAAAAGGGTTATGCCTACGAGTCTGGTGGTGATGTTTACTTTTCTGTTTCTGCCTTTCCTGAGTATGGGAAACTTTCAAAGAGGAATATAGAGGAGCTTGAGGCTGGTGCAAGGGTAGAGCCATCGGAGAAAAAGAGGAATCCTCTCGACTTTGCCCTTTGGAAGTCCGCAAAGGCTGGCGAGCCTGCTTGGGATTCTCCTTGGGGACCCGGGAGACCGGGTTGGCACACGGAGTGTGTTGCTATGATTTTTAAGCATCTTGGTGAGACTATAGATATTCATGGTGGTGGTCTTGACCTCGTTTTTCCTCACCACGAAAATGAGATAGCTCAAGCGGAGGCACTTACTGGCAAGCCTTTTGCTCGCTATTGGGTTCACAACGGGCTGGTGACGGTGGGTGGTCAAAAAATGTCTAAATCTCTTGGCAACTACATAACCCTAAAGGAGGTCTACTCTAAATACCATCCTGATATCCTTAGGCTCTTGGTGCTATTTACTCACTACAGAAGCCCTCTGGACTTTTCTTGGGAGAAGATGGAGGAGACAAAGAGAGCTTATGAGAGGCTCATAGACGCCCTTGAGGGTCTTGAGCTTTTAAAGAAGCTACCCACTTACGAGGAGCGTGGCACTCATCCTCTCTTTGAAAAGGTCAAGGAAGCGGAAGAGGAGTTCTTTAGGGCTTTGAGCGATGACTTTAATACTCCTCAAGCTCTTGCGGTGGTCTATGGTCTTGTCTCTGAGCTCAACAAGGTGAGAAACAAAGCCTTTTCTGAAGG contains the following coding sequences:
- the accD gene encoding acetyl-CoA carboxylase, carboxyltransferase subunit beta; the encoded protein is MGFFDRFRKKEQKEVLWTKCENCKSILYIPELKANLNVCPKCQHHFNVPAKERLEHLLENYELLFENIKPTDPLNFKDTKSYKDRLKQAQEQAGLSEAMLVAEGFLKDERVVLVVMDFGFIGGSMGSVVGERFYRACKHASQKEIPLIAVITSGGARMQEGILSLMQMAKTSIGVGYLKEKGIPYITLLTDPTTGGVSASFAFLGDIIIAEPKALIGFAGPRVIEQTIKQQLPEGFQTAEFLLQKGMVDMVVHRKDLKDTLHQLIKFTTYWRRHVEV
- the cysS gene encoding cysteine--tRNA ligase; amino-acid sequence: MSIRIYNTLTGKVEEFVPIDPPKVSIYTCGVTVYDDSHVGHGRSLIVFDVLRRFLEHMGYRVRFVRNFTDVDDKIINRALQECMDFMTIANRYIASYYRDMEKIRVKPADVEPRVTEHIKEIIEVIQGLIQKGYAYESGGDVYFSVSAFPEYGKLSKRNIEELEAGARVEPSEKKRNPLDFALWKSAKAGEPAWDSPWGPGRPGWHTECVAMIFKHLGETIDIHGGGLDLVFPHHENEIAQAEALTGKPFARYWVHNGLVTVGGQKMSKSLGNYITLKEVYSKYHPDILRLLVLFTHYRSPLDFSWEKMEETKRAYERLIDALEGLELLKKLPTYEERGTHPLFEKVKEAEEEFFRALSDDFNTPQALAVVYGLVSELNKVRNKAFSEGRISLQELQAYEFAVNSLIKNLRGVFGLLEDYKPECEVERVVQRELEAGQVLDEGLLNLLVEVRNLVRKEKLYHISDLIRDKLKELGIVLEDTPAGTKWKRQ
- a CDS encoding segregation/condensation protein A, whose amino-acid sequence is MWRFEEEHPFALAYRLVEEGKLDPWDVDISVLARAYMEEIRRHELLDLRVPARAVLAASFLLKKQAEVLFPEPKQKKERRRLTLKEIVEQFESQEEQVQEELLQRIEKVKRVIRASKTGAERKRRRERRFPVHISKFEDALQELREMVREMGVINSFYGLLLGKNIVPYLMALMVLYQEGLVDIEQEVPYGDLKISLVGEHI